The Streptomyces noursei ATCC 11455 sequence GTACCCCGGCCGCCCCGATGGCGACGTCGGTCAGGCCACTGCGCCACGGGCGCCCGAAGGTGTCGGTGATGACCACGCCGACGTCGACGCCGAGCGTCTCGCGCAGCCCGGCGCGCAGCGCGCGGGCCGAGGCGTCCGGGTCCTCGGGCAGCAACAGGATCGTGCCCGAGGGGGTGTTGGAGGCGTCCACGCCGGCCGCGGCCATCACCAGGCCCCGGTGGTCCTGCACGATCCGCAGGGTGCCGCGGCGGGCCACCACCCGCACCGTCTCGGTGTCGATGGCCGCCTCGCGGTCGGCCGCCTCGACGATCCGGCCCTCCGCCTTGCTGACGATCTTCGAGGTGACCAACACCACATCGCCGTCGGCCAGTTGGGGTGCCCCGTCGGCGGTCGCCGCGGCCGCGATCAGCTTGACGAGGTCGTCGCCGGTCCGCACCTCGGGGATGCCCGGCAGCGCCCACACCCGGTACCCGGGTGCCTCCGACCCGGTCATGCCCGCACCTCCTCGGCCAGCGCCAGCGCCTCGCGGGCCATCGCCGCGGTCGCGTCCACGTCCGTCATCATCAGCGGCACCGCCCGGCAGCGGATCCCCGCCGCCTCGACGTCGGCCACCGCGCCCGCGTCCACGTCGTCCACCAGCCAGCCGTCCAGCAGGCCCGCCCCGTAGTGCCGGGCCACCGCCGCCGCGGTGGACTCCACGCCGACCGCCTCCAGCACCTTGTCGGCCATCCCGCGTACCGGGGCGTCCCCGACGATCGGCGAGAGCCCGACCACCGGCGCCGCGGCCTCCGCGACGGCCTCCCGGATGCCCGGCACGGCCAGGATCGTGCCGACGCTGACGACCGGGTTGGACGGCGGGAAGAGGATCACGTCGGCCGCGGCGAGGGCCTCCAGCACGCCGGGCGCCGGCTTGGCCTGCTCGGCGCCGACCGGTACCACGGCCAGCGCCGGCACCGAGGCCCGCAGCCGCACCCAGTACTCCTGGAAGTGCACCGCCTTGCGCTCGCCGCTCTCGTCCTCGACGGCGACGTGCGTCTCGACCCGGTCGTCGGACATCGGCAGCAGCCGCACGCCGGGCTGCCAGCGGTCGCACAGCGCCTCGGTGACGGCGCTCAGGGGATAGCCGGCACCCAGCATCTGGGTCCGGACGATGTGGGTGGCGAAGTCCCGGTCGCCCAGCCCGAACCACTCCGGCCCGACGCCGTACGCGGCCAGTTCCTCCTTCACCCGGAACGTCTCGTCCGTCCGGCCCCAGCCCTGGTCCTCGTTGATGCCGCCGCCGAGCGTGTACATCACGGTGTCGAGGTCGGGACACACCTTCAGCCCGAACAGATGGATGTCGTCACCGGTGTTGCCGATGACGGTGATGTCCGCGTCCGGAGCCGCTGCCTTCAGTCCCCGCAGAAAGCGGGCGCCGCCGATACCGCCGGCCAGAACCACAATGCGCATGCCCCTCAGTCTGTCAGCCGCAGGCTGAATCCTTGAGGGGCGGTGGCCGGGCGGACGGGCGGGCTATCAGCCGCAGGCCGATCCCTGGGGGGCGGTGGCCCCGGCCGTGGGAGTCCCCCCGCTCGAACGGAGTGGGGAGTCGGCGACCAGCTGGGCCTGCGGGAGCATCGGCATCTCGGTCAGGCCGGGGAAGTACACGTGCAGGCTGATGGCCGGCGCCAGTGCGTCGTTGACGACCTCGTGGGCGTAGCCGGGGGCGAACACCCGCTGGGCGCCGGCGGCCAGGGTGCGCGGCCCGCCCGCGGCGTGTTCGGTCAACTCGCCTTCCAGGACGGTCAGTACGCCCGAGGAGGGGCCGTGGTCGTGCCGGCCGCTGCCCTGTCCGGGGACCCAGCTCAACAGCCACACCTCGTAGCCGGGCCCGGTGCACAGGCGGTGGTACCAGCGGGTGGTGGCGTCGTAGCGGACCAGCGGGGCCCAGGCGGCGCGGTCGGCGGCGATCGAGCGGGCCAGGCCGACGAAGCCGGCGACGGTGGTGGGGTGGGCGGGGACGGGCGGCAGCAGGTGGGGGATGGCGAGCGGGTCGCCGGCGATCTGGACGTCGCTGTTCATGCGGGTTCCTCGGCGGAAGTGCGGGTGGCGCGCGGGGGTCCCTCCCGGCGGTGGCCGGGAAAAGGGGTGCGGCACGGCGCGGGCCGTTCCTCGTGGGGGCGCGGCGCGGTGGTCGCGGTGGAGCGGAGCGCTGGTGGGGTGCGACGAGCGCGGGGGGCTGGAGCTCAGTGGCTGCGACAGCTGGAACAGCGACAGCGGGCCTGCACAGCGCAGAGCGACCCGTAGGAACGGGTCAGTCGGTGCGCGGAGGTCGCTGGCATGCGGTCAAGGAGACACGGGGCGGCGGTGCGCTGTCAAACGGGGAGCGATGTGGCGGGCGTCGTTCACCTCATCCGGTTACCCCGTCCGGAGAAAGGTTTGTGCAGCCCACGGCGGGGAGAAGCGGTCATCAGTCGCACCCGGGGCCGCCGTTGCGGTCCTGTGATCCGGCTGTGATCTTCCCCGCTCCGGTGCGTGCGGTGCAACGCGGAACCCATGAGTTGACGTCTCACCCACTGAGAACAGAGCCGCGGGTCAACGGCCCGAGGAAGTGTCCTGGTTTTGGATGATTTGAACACTTTCCGCATACGCTTGGTTCCGCAGAGTGAATAAGAGGCCCAATAGCAGATCTCGGCTTGACTGGCCCGGATCAGCACACTTGTAATTTCACTCGTGTCGTTCAGCCGGATTCGATCACGGCTTGATCACGGGGACGTAAAGACAGACGAGGGGCGCACATGACCGAGCTGTTCCAGGAATTGCTGGTCGAGGAGGCGGACGAGGAGCTCGGCTGGCAGGAGCGCGCACTGTGCGCCCAGACCGACCCCGAGTCCTTCTTCCCGGAGAAGGGTGGCTCCACCCGCGAGGCCAAGAAGGTCTGCCTCGCCTGCGAAGTCCGCTCCGAGTGCCTCGAATACGCCCTCGCCAACGACGAGCGCTTCGGTATTTGGGGCGGTCTGTCCGAACGCGAGCGGCGCCGACTCAAGAAGGCCGCTGTCTGACCGTGACCGGCCAGCCTCCCGCACCAGCCCCCCGCGGTGGCACCGAGCGCGCCGCCGCACCACCCCAACTCCCCATATCCCCCTATAGCGAACGCACCGCCTCCAGCGCACTGCCCGCCGGAGGCGGTCTGCTGTGTACGGAGCCGATCGGTGCCCCGGCGCGAACCATTAGTGTGGGGCCCCGTCCGAGACACGCCCGCACCGCCGGTACGGCGTGCGCGTGTCCCTCGTAGTCCGTCGCAGTGTTTCCGGGGGCGGGGGCCGTGAGCGACTTCGCCGCGAGCCCTCCAACTCCCGGGTCCGGAGGGCCCGTACCTCGATGTCCGTGCACAGCCAGTCGGCGGCCCAGGCCGCCTCGTATGAAGCCGCCACCCCGGAGTTCCCGCGGCATGTCGTCACGGCCGTGATCGTCTCGCACGACGGCGGCCGCTGGCTGCCCGACGCCCTCGCCGGACTGCTCGGCCAGGAGCGCCCGGTGCAGAACGTCATCGGCGCCGACACCGGCAGCGCGGACGACTCCGCCCAGCTGCTCGCCGAGGCGATCGGCGACGACCGGGTGCTCCACCTCGCCCGCCGCTCCGGATTCGGCACCGCCGTCGAGGAGGCGGTCCGCACCGCCCCCGTCCTCGGCCCCGACGACCTGGCCTATCTGCGCCGCCCCAGCGGCTGGGATCCGGTCAGCCGCACCTGGCACGACGAGGCGTACGACATGCCGGAACTCCCGCACGGGGAACCGGTCCAGTGGCTGTGGCTGCTGCACGACGACTGCGCGCCGGCCCCCGACGCCCTCGCCGAGCTGCTGCGGGTCGCCGACGCCAGCCCGTCCACCGCCGTCGTCGGCCCCAAGCTCCGCAGCTGGTACGACCGCCGTCAACTCCTCGAGGTCGGCGTCAGCATCGCCCGCAGCGGACGCCGCTGGACCGGCCTGGACCGCCGCGAACAGGACCAGGGCCAGCACGACCAGGTCCGCCCGGTGCTGTCCGTCTCCACCGCCGGCATGCTCATCCGCCGCGACGTCTACGAGCAGCTGGGCGGCTTCGACCGCCGGCTGCCGCTGATGCGCGACGACGTCGACCTGTGCTGGCGCGCCCAGGCCGCCGGCCACCAGGTCCTGGTCGCCCCCGACGCCGTCCTGCGGCACGCCGAGGCCGCCGCCCGCGAGCGCCGCCCCATCGACTGCGTCGGCCGCTCGGTCGCCCGCCCGTCGCCCGACCGCCACCCCTCATCGAAGCGCTTCGCGCTGCGTGGTTCGACTCCGCACCGCGTCGACAAGGCCGGCGCCGTCTACACCCTGCTCGCCAACACCCGCGGCGCGCTGGTCCCGTACACCCTGCTGCGGCTGCTGATCGGCACCCTGCTGCGGGTCGTCGCCTACCTCGTCGGCAAGGTACCCGGCCAGGCCCTGGACGAACTCGCCGGCCTCTTCGCCACCCTGCTCCGCCCCGGCAAGATCCTCGCCGCCCGCAAACGCCGGGGGAGGCCGACGACCGACGCGAGCGAACTGCGGGCACTGTTCCCGCCGCCCGGCGCCACCGTCCGGGCCACCGTCGAACAGGTCGCCGGCAACCTCGCCGGCCGCGCCGCCCCCGACGTCGCCTCCTCCGGCCGGCACGGCGCCGTGGAGTCCGGACCCGGCGGCGACGACGCCGACTACCTGGAGATCGAGCAGTTCGCGCGGCTCAAGCGGATCGCCCGCCGCCCCGCACCGGTGCTCTTCCTCGTCCTGCTGCTGGTCTCGCTGATCGCCTGCCGCGGGCTGCTCGGCAGCGGCTCGCTCGTCGGCGGCGCCCTGCTGCCCGCTCCCGACGGCCTCGGCGCCCTGTGGTCGTCGTACACCACCAGCTGGCACCCGGTCGGCGTCGGCGACACCGCCGCCGCACCGCCCTACCTCGCGGTGCTCGCCGCGCTCTCCACGGTCTTCCTCGGCAGCACCGGCTTCACCCTCACCCTGCTGCTGGTCTGCTCCGTCCCGCTGGCCGGCCTCACCGCCTACTTCGCCTCCCGCCCGCTGGTCGCCTCCCGGCTGCTGCGGGCCTGGGGCAGCATCGCCTACGCCTTCCTGCCCGCCGCCACCGGCGCGCTCGCCGGCGGTCGCCTGGGCACCGCCGTACTGGCCGTCCTGCTGCCGCTGATGGCCCGCGCCGCGGTCGCCGCCGGCGGACTGCGGTTGGCGCCCGGCACCCGGCCCAGCTGGCGCGCCGCCTGGGCGTACGCGCTGCTGGTCACCGTCACCACCGCCTTCACCCCGATCGTCTGGCCGATCGCGGTGCTGCTCGGCGTGGCACTGCTCGTGCTGCGCCTCCTCGGCTCCGCATCCGGAGACCCGGCGACGGGCGGCGGAGCGAAGCGGGGCGGCAGCGGTGGGCTGGTCGTGGCGTACCTGCTGCGCTTCCTGGCCGTGGCGCTCGCCCCGCTGGTGGTGCTGGCGCCCTGGTCGCTGTCGCTGCTCGGCCACCCGTCGCGGTTCTTCCGCGAGGCCGGCCTGGACTACGGCACCGGCTCGGCCTCCGTCCTCGACCTCGTCGGGCTCAGCCCGGGCGGCCCCAAGGCCGTCGGCGGGCTGCTGCTCCTCGGCATCGTCCTGGCCGCCCTCGGCGCGACCCTGCGCGACACCCGGCAGACCGCCATCCGCGCCGCCTGGGTGGTGGCCCTGGTCGGGCTGCTGTGCGCGGCGCTCGGCAACGGCTCCGGCTGGACCGGCCCGGCGATGCTCGTCTACGGCCTGGCGCTGCTGTGCGCGGCCGCGCTCGGCGCCGAGGGCATCCGCACCCGGATGACCGCGCTCGGCTTCGGCTGGAAGCAGCCGGCCGCCGTGCTGATCGCGCTGGCCGCCCTGATCGCCCCCCTGTACGCCGCGGTCAGCTGGATGATCACCGGCGCGGCCGGCCCGGTCCAGCGGCGCGACGCCACCCAGGTCCCGGCGTTCGTCGCCGAGGAGGCCACCACCACCGACCGGGCCCGCACGCTCGTCCTGGACGGCACCCCCGGCCACGTCACCTACTCCCTCGTCCGCGGTTCCGGGGCCCAGCTCGGGGACGCCGACCTGGCCGCCGAGGCCGGTCCGGACAGCCGCCTGGACGACGTCGTCGCCCACCTCGTCGCCGGCTCCGGCGCCGACCAGACCGACCGGCTCGGCGGCTACGCGGTCCGCTACGTCCTGGTCCGCAAGGGCGCCCCGCGCGAGATGGGCCGCGTCCTGGACGCCACCCCGGGCCTGACCCGGCTCAGCCAGGAGGACGGCAGCGCCCTGTGGCGCGTCGACCAGCGGGTCTCCCGGATCACGATCGTGCCCGCCCAGACCAAGGAGGGCACCGGCACCGGCGACGCCGCGGCGCCCGTCCCGGTGGCGGCCGGCCCGGTCGAGGCACACGGCGCCAAGGTGCCCGCCGGCACCGCCGGCCGGATCCTGCGGCTCGCCGACGCCGCCGACGACGGCTGGCACGCCACCCTCGACGGCACCCCGCTCAAGCCCGTCACCGTCGACGGCTGGGCCCAGGGCTTCCAGCTCCCGTCCGACGGCGGCCGGCTCGACCTCACCCACGACAACCCCATGGGCCACACCGTCTGGCTGTGGGCGCAGGGCCTGCTCGCCCTCGTGCTGGTCGTGATGGCGCTGCCCGGCCGCCGCCGGGAGATCGACGACGACCTGCCCGACGAGGCCGCCGCCGTCGCGGCCTCAGCCGCGCAGTCCGCGGGCGAGGGCCGCCGGGCCCGCCGGCTGCGCGCCCAGGCCGAGGCCGCCGCCCCGGCCGGCGACGGCGCCGCCGTCCCGGACGCCCGCACCGTCGAGGAGCCGCCGTCCGACGCCCCGGCCCCGGACCCCGTCCCGGTCGCCGACCCGTATGCCGCGGTCCCCGCACAGCCCTCCTACGAGGACTGGCAGGCCGCTCCGGAACCGGCCGCCGCGCACGACCCGGCGCCAGCCGACCAGCAGCCCTACCCGCAGGCCGCCGACCCGTACCAGGCCGGCCAGTACGGCGACCAGCAGCCCTACCAGCCGGTCGACCCCTACCAGGACGGCGGCTACCCGCCGGGCACCTACGCGCCGGGCACCTACGCGCCCGACACCTATGCGCCCGAGGGCTACCCGACCGACCCCTACCAGGCGGGCGCCTACGACCCGTACGGCTACGGCGGACAGCAGCAGCCCTACCCCGACGCCGGGGCGGACCAGCACCCGCAGCACCCGCAGCCCTACGACGGCACGACGTACCCCGGCGCCTTCCCCGAGCCGCGCCGTGACGGGAGCGAGCAGCAGTGAAGCGCACCATCTTGTCCCTGAGCGCCGTGACCGCCGCGTTGGCCGCGGTCACCGGTGTCGCCGCGGTCGCCGCCCCCGGCGACACCGGCCCGACGGCCCCCGCGAGCGCCACCCGGCTGCCGGTCCAGCGGTCCACCCTGGTGTGCCCGGCGCCCAGTTCGTCGGAGGTCGCCGAGACCACCTACACCGCCTTCGCGCCCCCGGGCGCCTCGGCCGGCGCGGACACCAAGAAGGGCACCGCCCAGCTCCTGCCCACCGGCACCGTCGCCGACAGCCACGGCAACCCCGCCGGCAAGGGCGGCAAGGACGCCAAGGGGGGCAAGGACGGCAAGGGCGCCAAGGACAAGGGCGGCGCGGACAGCGGCGGAACGCAGACCGTCCCGCCGCCCGATACCAAGCCCGTGGTGCCCCTCCAGCAGGCCGGGAAGCCGGTCCTCGGGACCACCGACAGCGCCGACGCGCCCGCCCTGACCGGCTCCGCCGACGGCGCGCTGGCCCCCGGCTGGACCGTCCAGCAGACCACCGCCATCGCCGCCGGCCTCGGCCGCGGTCTGCAGGGGCTGAGCTGCACCGCCCCCGACACCCAGTTCTGGTTCCCCGGCGTCAGCACCGCCACCGGCCGCACCGACTACGTCCACCTCACCAACCCCGACCCGGTGCCGGCCGTCGTGGACCTCGAAATGCGCGGCAAGGACGGCGCGTTGACGGACAGCGGCGGCGGCGAGGACATCACCGTGCCGCCGCACACCACCGTCCCGGTGCTGCTCTCCACCCTCACCACCAGCCCCGCCGACGGCGCCGCGCTGCACGTCAGCGTCCGCTCCGGCCGGATCGGCGCGGCCGTCCAGGCCGCCGACGCCAAGACCGGCGGCGACTGGCTGCCGCCGGCCGCCGACCCGTCCCCCGGCGCCGTCCTCCCGGGCATCCCGGCCGACGCCACCGACGTCCAGCTGGTCGCCGTCGCCCCCGGCGACGCCGACGCCGACCTCAAGGTGCAACTGGCCACCCCGACCGGCCTGATCACCCCGGCCGGACTCGACACCCTGCACGTCAAGAGCGGGATGACCGCCACCGTCGACCTCAAGGACATCACCAAGGGCGAGCCCGGCTCGCTGGTCCTCACGCCCGGCGACGGCGGCTCCACCGCCCCGATCGCCGCGGCCCTGCGGGTCGTCCGCGGCAAGGGCGACAACCAGGAGATGGCCTTCATCCCGGCGACCCGGCCGATCGAGGCCCGCGGCACCGTCGCCGACAACCGCGCCAAGGGCAGCACCCTCACCCTGGTCGCCCCCCAGAAGGGCAAGGACGCCAAGGTCAGGATCACCGCGTCGGCCGGCAGCGGCGGCGGCACCCCGGTCTCGAAGACGTACACGGTCAAGGGCGGCACCAGCCTCGCCGTCCAGCCGCCGCAGCCGTCCGGCCTCAAGGGTTCCTACGCGCTGACCGTCGAGCCCGAGCCCGGCAGCGGCCCGGTCCACGCCGCCCGGATCCTGGCGCTGCCGCAGGGCGGGGTGCCCGCCTTCACCGTCCAGCCGCTGCCCGACGACCGCGGCTCCGTGCTCGTGCCCACCGCCGGCCAGGACCTGTCCCTGCTGACCCGCTGACGCCCGCCGCGGGTGCCGCCGCCCGGCGACAGCCGCGCATGACCCGCGCTACCGGCTCACTCCTGGCCGTAGCGCGGGTCCACCGACTCCGGGGCGAGCCCCAGCAGCTCGGCGACCTGCTCGACGACGACCTCGTGGACCAGCAGCGCGCGCTCGTCGCGGTTCTTCGTCCGGATCTCCACCGGCCTGCGGTAGATCACGATCCGGTCGCGATATCCGCCGCCGGACGGCAGCACCCGGCCGAGCGGCACGCTCTCGTCCTCCGCGAGCGGATCCGGATCGCCGTCCGGCCCGAACCCCGGCACCTCCAGCACCAGGAAATCGACCTGCGTCAGCTGCGGCCAGCGCCGCTCCAGGCGGTCCCGGGAGTCGTAGACGAGATCCGTGAACGCGTCGGCGCGGCTCACCGACAGCGGTACCTGGGGAGGCGCGATCGGGCCGCGCATGCCACGGCCGTGGCGGTCGCGGCGGCGGGGCCGCGGCTCCGCGGGACGGGGAGGTACGGGGCTGTCCATCGGATCGAGCGTAGCCCTCCGGGCGCGCCCCGGTCGGCGTTGTGCGACAACTCGCCACTTGTCATCGGGTGACCGGACCGGCCCGGGTTCGGTTCGTTTGCGGCCCGGCATCCGATCGCCCCGCTCCCGCCCAGCGCCGCAGAATGACATGAATTGCCCCACCTGAGGATGGCATTCCGCTCCCGGCGCGGCGCCGCCGACCCCGCCCCCGAGCGGTCCCGGCCGACGGGTGCAGGTCAGACGCATCGGACGAAGCGGGACGACACGGTTGGGTGAGCCGGGGGAGAGTCGTCGCGGCCCGCTCAAGAGTGCGGTACCGTCCAACGTCGTGAGCCCTGTACGTCGCTGTTCGCGCACTGCGTGCGGCCGCCCCGCCGTCGCAACGCTGACGTACGTCTATGCGGATTCGACCGCCGTGCTCGGACCGCTCGCCACCTACGCCGAGCCGCACTGCTACGACCTGTGCGCCCAGCACTCCGAGCGCCTGACCGCACCCCGCGGCTGGGAAGTCGTCCGCCTCGCCATCGACCCCGGTCCCGCCCGCCCCAGCGGCGACGACCTCGAAGCGCTGGCCAACGCCGTCCGCGAGGCGGCCCGCCCCCAGGAGCGCGCCGCCGGCGGCGCCGGCACCCCCGCGCCCAGCGGCCGCGACGGCCACCCCATGGAGGTCGCCCGCCGCGGCCACCTCCGGGTCCTGCGCTCGCCCGACTCCTGACCCGTCGCCACCCGGCCCGCTGCCGTTCACGGCTGGTTCACGGCCCCCCTACGGACCGTACGGGTAGGTTTGTGGCCCCGTAGCGACTCCAGGAGGGCTGGCTGTGACTGATCTGGCGCAGATCGTGAAGGCGTACGACGTGCGCGGCGTGGTCCCCGACCAATGGGACGAGACCCTGGCCGAACTCTTCGGCGCGGCCTTCGTCGAGGTCACCGGCGCCGACGCGATCGTCATCGGGCACGACATGCGGCCCTCCTCGCCCGGCCTGGCCGGCGCCTTCGGCCGCGGCGCCGCCGCCCGCGGCGCCGACGTCACCGAGATCGGCCTCTGCTCCACCGACGAGCTCTACTACGCCAGCGGCGCCCTGGACCTGCCCGGCGCGATGTTCACCGCCTCGCACAACCCGGCCCAGTACAACGGCATCAAGATGTGCCGGGCCGGCGCCGCCCCCGTGGGCCAGGACACCGGGCTCGCCGACATCCGCGCCCTGGTCGAGCGCTGGACCGCCGACGGCACCCCCGAACCGGCCGCCACCCCCGGCACCGTCACCCGACGCGACGTGCTCCACGACTACGCCGCCCACCTGCGCTCCCTCGTGGACCTCCGCACCATCCGCCCCCTGAAGGTCGTGGTGGACGCCGGCAACGGCATGGGCGGCCACACCGTCCCCACCGTCTTCGACGGCCTGCCGATCGACCTCGACGCGCTCTACTTCGAGCTCGACGGCTCCTTCCCCCACCACGAGGCCAACCCGCTCGACCCGAAGAACATCGTCGACCTCCAGGAAAGGGTCCGCGAGGTCGGCGCCGACCTCGGCCTGGCCTTCGACGGCGACGCCGACCGCTGCTTCGTCGTCGACGAGAACGGCGACCCGGTCTCCCCGTCCGCCATCACCGCCCTGGTCGCCGCCCGCGAACTGGCCAAGCACCCCGGCGGCACGGTCATCCACAACTGCATCACCTCCTGGTCCGTCCCGGAGGTCGTCAAGGAGCACGGCGGCGCCCCCGTCCGCACCCGCGTCGGCCACTCCTTCATCAAGGCCGAAATGGCCCACACCGGCGCCATCTTCGGCGGCGAGCACTCCGCCCACTACTACTTCCGCGACTTCTGGAACGCCGACACCGGCATGCTCGCCGCCCTGCACGTCCTCGCCGCCCTCGGCGAACAGGACCGCCCGCTCTCCCGGCTCGTCGACCAGTACGACCGCTACGCCGCCTCCGGCGAGATCAACAGCACCGTCGACGACCAGGCCGGCCGGCTCGCCGCCATCAAGGCCACCTACGAGGGCCGCGACGGCATCACCCTCGACGACCTCGACGGCCTGACCGTCACCGCCACCGACTGGTGGTTCAACGTCCGCCCCTCCAACACCGAGCCGCTGCTCCGCCTCAACGCCGAGGCCCGCGACCGGGCCACCGTCGAGCGGATCCGCGACGAGGTCCTCGCGATCATCCGCGGCTGATCGCCCGCAGGCCGGGGGAGGGCCGCCCACAGCGACCCTCCCACCTGCCGAAATCCCCTCCGGGCAGGCCCCGTCCCCCACACCGGCGGTACGCTGGCCACGCCGTAACCACGCCGAAGGAGCACCCCGATGCCGGTCGAAGCCAGCCTGATCCAGATCCTCGCCTGCCCGGCCTGCCACGCCTCGCTGGAGGACCGCACCACGGCGGACCCGGCCGAGCTGATCTGCACCTCCGCCGACTGCGGCCTGGCCTACCCGGTCCAGGACGGCATCCCGGTCCTCCTCGTCGACGAAGCCCGCCGCCCCGTCTGACCGGCCCACCGGGCCCGTCCCGGTACCGTCTGGCACCACCCCGCCCGTACCGGCGATCGGAGGCCGCGCCACCATGCTCGACGAGTCACTGCTCGACGCTCCCGAGGCGCTGGCCGGCGCCGACCGCTTCGGCCTGCTGCGCGGCGTCGCCGAATCCGGCGCCCGGGTCCGCACCGCCGCCCGCGGCGCCGCCGAATCCGGCATCCCCGAGCTGACCCCCGACGGGCGCCCGCGCGCCGTCCTCGTCGCCGGTCCCGGCCCGGCCGCGGCCGGCGTCGCCGACCTGCTGCGCGCCCTCAGCGGCGGCAGCTGCCCGGTCAGCCTCATCCAGCCCACCGGCGTCGCCCCCGTACCCGGCGCGCTCCGCTGGACCCTGCCCGGCTGGGCCGGCCCCCTCGACCTCCTCCTCGTCGCCGGCCCCGACGCCGCCGACCCCGGCCTCGCCGAACTCGTCGAACAGTCCTACCGCCGCGGCTGCGCGGTCGTCGCCGTCACCCCCGCCGGCGGCCCGCTCGCCGACGCCGTCGTCCAGGCCCGCGGCCTGCCCGTCCCCCTCGCCACCACCGCCTACGACACCGAATTCGACGTCGAGGGCGCCCCGCCCGCCGCCCCCGGCACCCTCTGGTCCGTCCTCATCCCGCTGCTGGTGCTCGCCGACCGGATCGGCCTGATCAACGCCCCCGCGGACGCCGTCGGCAAGCTCGCCGACCGCCTGGACCAGATCGCCGAACGCTGCGGACCGGCCATCCCCACCTACACCAACCCCGGCAAGACCCTCGCCGCCGACCTCGCCGACGCGCTCCCGCTGATCTGGACCGAGGGCCCGATCGCCGGCGCCGTCGGCCGCCACTTCGCCACCGAGCTCGCCGGACTGGCCGGCCGCCCCGGCCTCGCCGCCGAGCTCCCCGAGGCGCTCACCACCCATCGCCCGCTGCTCGCCGGCGCACTGGCCGCCGGCGCCG is a genomic window containing:
- a CDS encoding phosphomannomutase/phosphoglucomutase, whose protein sequence is MTDLAQIVKAYDVRGVVPDQWDETLAELFGAAFVEVTGADAIVIGHDMRPSSPGLAGAFGRGAAARGADVTEIGLCSTDELYYASGALDLPGAMFTASHNPAQYNGIKMCRAGAAPVGQDTGLADIRALVERWTADGTPEPAATPGTVTRRDVLHDYAAHLRSLVDLRTIRPLKVVVDAGNGMGGHTVPTVFDGLPIDLDALYFELDGSFPHHEANPLDPKNIVDLQERVREVGADLGLAFDGDADRCFVVDENGDPVSPSAITALVAARELAKHPGGTVIHNCITSWSVPEVVKEHGGAPVRTRVGHSFIKAEMAHTGAIFGGEHSAHYYFRDFWNADTGMLAALHVLAALGEQDRPLSRLVDQYDRYAASGEINSTVDDQAGRLAAIKATYEGRDGITLDDLDGLTVTATDWWFNVRPSNTEPLLRLNAEARDRATVERIRDEVLAIIRG
- a CDS encoding Trm112 family protein translates to MPVEASLIQILACPACHASLEDRTTADPAELICTSADCGLAYPVQDGIPVLLVDEARRPV
- a CDS encoding SIS domain-containing protein is translated as MLDESLLDAPEALAGADRFGLLRGVAESGARVRTAARGAAESGIPELTPDGRPRAVLVAGPGPAAAGVADLLRALSGGSCPVSLIQPTGVAPVPGALRWTLPGWAGPLDLLLVAGPDAADPGLAELVEQSYRRGCAVVAVTPAGGPLADAVVQARGLPVPLATTAYDTEFDVEGAPPAAPGTLWSVLIPLLVLADRIGLINAPADAVGKLADRLDQIAERCGPAIPTYTNPGKTLAADLADALPLIWTEGPIAGAVGRHFATELAGLAGRPGLAAELPEALTTHRPLLAGALAAGADPDDFFRDRVEQPAALHARIILLREAEAGPLSATRAAQQLADERDTPLSELHPGAGSDLERAAELLAIADFGAVYLALAGTE